One region of Chaetodon auriga isolate fChaAug3 chromosome 5, fChaAug3.hap1, whole genome shotgun sequence genomic DNA includes:
- the agtpbp1 gene encoding cytosolic carboxypeptidase 1 isoform X6 produces MKQNLQNSKLLLPCLQVLRVYSSNLVNAISLGKNGVVELMFKVVSPYSKKNTSLLKVALDALGALLKSKTNARRAVDGGHVSVLLALYLDWHRNDTRHRHMLIRKGLLVCLRNITNIKLGRKAFIEADGMRILYNSSTECLPVRTLDPLINTSSLIMRKCFPKNRLPLPTIKSAFHYHLPHVPAAGPVAQLYNQPPGGRKIPQLCSKPLKKVDDVVDESDDNEEMDADTENDTENEEDEKDEFCVNDDIETDLNKLHPKKSPGRPFEELRVYERFFLELSEDFQGYKFECSKSASTTSSSSSSSSASTQSTRPIIVPTAQALSPKHVPVLSSQEDCNPTKGKHSLLSSSAPAPAAPLTPLELDTIQLTKDQDKKEEGYIPSPDTCTTLSSLTMPPSQGQMIEQQLAHVLECVSLEEEGVLNAEEGGGGRGVKQDGSPVNATRHIQSPLLLGGIATRRVGGGGSNWGSDCGSEGTEDEGGEGAVLEVPDTALLLPLHDPDLYVEMVKGTQSVPHYAEVAYPDYFGHVAPTFKEPLLERIYGVQRSKIFQDIERLIHPNDILDKVVYDLDIPSCPVIEDSGESLKFNSQFESGNLRKAVQVRKYEYDLVLNSDINSNHYHQWFYFEVSGMRVGTTYRFNIINCEKSNSQFNYGMQVLMYSVQEAISGRPRWVRTGTDICYYKNHFARSSIAAGGQKGKSYYTQTFSISFSHKDDVCYFAYHYPYTYSTLKMHLSKLEALRTPQIYLRQDVLCETLGGNSCPLVTITAMPESNSNDHICQFRNRPLIFLSARVHPGETNASWVMKGTLEFLMGTSPLATSLREAYIFKIVPMLNPDGVINGNHRCSLSGEDLNRQWQNPNPELHPTIYHTKSLLQYLAHLQRAPLVFCDYHGHSRKKNVFMYGCSVKETVWQSSITATSSDLQEDLGYRALPKILSQIAPAFSMASCSFVVERSKESTARVVVWREIGVQRSYTMESTLCGCDQGKYKGLQIGTKELEEMGAQFCVGLLRLKRLTGLHNHQHLLDLENDIIGTQSKVASSSTTTYVLEEDEPSFLEAIDYSAESNDEDGEPENEHGGEVHDNPDQQDHLSDSETNNRD; encoded by the exons ATGAAACAAAACCTACAGAACAGCAAACTGCTTCTGCCCTGCCTGCAGGTCCTCAGGGTTTACTCTAGTAACT TGGTGAATGCTATTTCTTTGGGCAAGAACGGAGTGGTGGAACTGATGTTCAAAGTCGTCTCGCCGTACAGCAAAAAGAACACCAGCCTGCTCAA AGTCGCCCTGGATGCACTGGGAGCACTGCTTAAATCCA AAACAAATGCCCGTCGTGCAGTTGATGGTGGACACGTGTCCGTCTTGCTGGCTCTGTACCTGGACTGGCATCGCAATGACACTCGGCATCGCCACATGCTGATTCGCAAAGGGCTGCTGGTCTGCCTCAGGAACATCACCAACATCAAGCTCGGCAGGAAAGCCTTCATAGAAGCTGATGGCATGAGGATCCTCTACAACTCATCCACT gagTGTCTCCCGGTGCGGACCCTGGATCCTCTGATCAACACTTCCAGTCTCATCATGAGGAAGTGTTTTCCGAAGAACCGCCTGCCTCTGCCCACCATCAAATCGGCCTTCCACTACCACCTGccacatgttcctgctgcagggCCTGTGGCACAGCTGTACAACCAGCCACCTGGGG GAAGAAAGAttcctcagctctgcagcaagCCCTTAAAGAAGG TGGATGACGTGGTGGACGAAAGTGACGATAACGAGGAGATGGACGCAGACACAGAGAACGATACTGAGAACGAAGAGGATGAGAAGGATGAGTTCTGCGTG AATGACGACATAGAGACAGACCTAAACAAGCTACATCCCAAAAAAAGCCCTGGACGTCCTTTTGAGGAGTTGAGGGTCTATGAGAGGTTCTTCTTGGAGCTTTCTGAAGACTTCCAG GGTTATAAATTTGAATGCTCAAAGAGTGCCTCTACCACATCttcatcgtcatcctcatcatcgGCCTCAACTCAGTCCACTCGGCCCATCATAGTGCCCACAGCTCAAGCCCTGTCCCCGAAGCACGTCCCTGTACTGAGCTCTCAGGAGGATTGCAATCCTACCAAAGGAAAACACTCTCTGCTGTCTTCTTCTGCGCCCGCTCCCGCtgctcctctgactcctctcgaACTGGACACCATCCAGCTCACTAAGGACCAAGACAAAAAAGAGGAGGGCTACATTCCTTCCCCCGACACATGTACGACTTTGTCCTCCCTCACCATGCCTCCTTCTCAAGGGCAGATGATAGAACAGCAACTAGCACACGTGTTGGAGTGTGTCTCCCTAGAAGAGGAGGGAGTCTTGAACGcggaagaaggaggaggaggaaggggagtcAAACAAGACGGATCCCCAGTCAATGCCACGAGACACATAcagtctcctctgctcctgggGGGCATCGCAACTCGTcgtgtgggaggaggaggcagtaACTGGGGTTCAGACTGTGGCTCAGAGGGCACTGAGGATGAGGGAGGTGAAGGAGCAGTTCTGGAGGTGCCAGACACGGCGCTGCTCCTCCCACTGCATGACCCCGACCTTTACGTGGAGATGGTGAAGGGAACACAGTCTGTACCCCATTATGCTGAAGTGGCCTACCCGGACTACTTTGGCCATGTAGCCCCAACCTTTAAGGAGCCCCTCCTGGAGAGAATTTATGGTGTCCAGAG GTCTAAGATTTTCCAGGACATTGAGCGGTTGATTCACCCTAATGATATCCTGGATAAAGTAGTTTACGACCTGGACATCCCGAG TTGTCCTGTGATTGAAGACAGTGGAGAATCCCTGAAGTTCAACTCTCAGTTTGAGTCTGGCAACCTCAGGAAGGCAGTTCAAGTTCGGAA atATGAGTATGACCTTGTGCTGAATTCAGACATCAACAGTAATCACTACCACCAGTGGTTCTACTTTGAGGTGAGCGGCATGCGTGTTGGAACTACCTACCGCTTCAACATCATCAACTGTGAGAAGTCAAACAGCCAGTTCAACTACG gcATGCAGGTGCTGATGTACTCTGTGCAGGAGGCGATCAGTGGCAGGCCTCGCTGGGTCAGAACAGGAACAGACATCTGTTACTACAA GAATCATTTTGCGAGGAGTTCTATTGCTGCTGGTGGTCAGAAAGGGAAATCCTATTATACACAGACCTTCAGCATAAGCTTCAGCCATAAGGATGATGTGTGCTACTTTGCATATCATTACCCTTATACATACTCCACTCTGAAG ATGCACCTGTCCAAGCTGGAGGCTCTGAGGACCCCTCAGATCTACCTGAGACAGGACGTCCTGTGTGAAACTCTGGGGGGAAACAGCTGCCCCCTTGTCACCATCACTGCCATGCCGGAGTCCAACTCCAACGATCACATCTGTCAGTTCA GGAATCGTCCATTGATCTTCCTGTCTGCCAGAGTGCACCCTGGAGAGACCAACGCCAGCTGGGTAATGAAGGGCACGCTGGAGTTCCTGATGGGCACCAGCCCGCTTGCAACCAGCCTGAGAGAGGCCTACATCTTCAAGATAGTCCCCATGCTCAACCCTGATGGGGTTATAAATGGAAA TCATCGTTGTTCTCTGAGTGGAGAGGATTTGAATCGGCAGTGGCAGAACCCCAATCCTGAGCTCCACCCCACGATCTACCACACTAAGAGCCTGCTGCAGTACCTTGCACACTTACAAAGGGCACCACTG GTGTTTTGCGACTACCACGGTCATTCCAGAAAGAAGAACGTGTTCATGTACGGCTGCAGCGTGAAAGAGACGGTGTGGCAGTCCAGTATCACTGCGACATCCAGTGACTTACAGGAGGACCTTGGATACAGg gcGCTTCCTAAGATCCTGTCCCAGATCGCCCCAGCCTTCAGCATGGCGAGCTGTAGTTTTGTTGTGGAGCGCTCCAAAGAGTCAACGGCCCGTGTTGTTGTGTGGAGAGAGATCGGAGTACAACGCAGCTACACCATGGAGAGCACGCTCTGTGGCTGTGACCAGGGCAAATACAAA GGTCTTCAGATCGGCAccaaagagctggaggagatgggAGCTCAGTTCTGTGTGGGCCTactgaggctgaagaggctgaCGGGGCTCCACAACCACCAACACCTGCTGGATTTGGAGAATGACATCATCGGGACACAGTCTAAAGTGGCCAG
- the agtpbp1 gene encoding cytosolic carboxypeptidase 1 isoform X2 — translation MNKPKMATEKGVPSNSRVLMLLGQLERMNGEAMVRDVEMARQVTAKILHLIQTQEKSGKEVMSKGSSGMEVILASLENHRDVQTTLNILYILSELLTVGRGRRVGVFVSKGGTGILFQILIAASKELPPSEELMLQLHSLLAKVGPKDRKFGVRARLSGALNVTVNLMKQNLQNSKLLLPCLQVLRVYSSNLVNAISLGKNGVVELMFKVVSPYSKKNTSLLKVALDALGALLKSKTNARRAVDGGHVSVLLALYLDWHRNDTRHRHMLIRKGLLVCLRNITNIKLGRKAFIEADGMRILYNSSTECLPVRTLDPLINTSSLIMRKCFPKNRLPLPTIKSAFHYHLPHVPAAGPVAQLYNQPPGGRKIPQLCSKPLKKVDDVVDESDDNEEMDADTENDTENEEDEKDEFCVNDDIETDLNKLHPKKSPGRPFEELRVYERFFLELSEDFQGYKFECSKSASTTSSSSSSSSASTQSTRPIIVPTAQALSPKHVPVLSSQEDCNPTKGKHSLLSSSAPAPAAPLTPLELDTIQLTKDQDKKEEGYIPSPDTCTTLSSLTMPPSQGQMIEQQLAHVLECVSLEEEGVLNAEEGGGGRGVKQDGSPVNATRHIQSPLLLGGIATRRVGGGGSNWGSDCGSEGTEDEGGEGAVLEVPDTALLLPLHDPDLYVEMVKGTQSVPHYAEVAYPDYFGHVAPTFKEPLLERIYGVQRSKIFQDIERLIHPNDILDKVVYDLDIPSCPVIEDSGESLKFNSQFESGNLRKAVQVRKYEYDLVLNSDINSNHYHQWFYFEVSGMRVGTTYRFNIINCEKSNSQFNYGMQVLMYSVQEAISGRPRWVRTGTDICYYKNHFARSSIAAGGQKGKSYYTQTFSISFSHKDDVCYFAYHYPYTYSTLKMHLSKLEALRTPQIYLRQDVLCETLGGNSCPLVTITAMPESNSNDHICQFRNRPLIFLSARVHPGETNASWVMKGTLEFLMGTSPLATSLREAYIFKIVPMLNPDGVINGNHRCSLSGEDLNRQWQNPNPELHPTIYHTKSLLQYLAHLQRAPLVFCDYHGHSRKKNVFMYGCSVKETVWQSSITATSSDLQEDLGYRALPKILSQIAPAFSMASCSFVVERSKESTARVVVWREIGVQRSYTMESTLCGCDQGKYKGLQIGTKELEEMGAQFCVGLLRLKRLTGLHNHQHLLDLENDIIGTQSKVASSTTTYVLEEDEPSFLEAIDYSAESNDEDGEPENEHGGEVHDNPDQQDHLSDSETNNRD, via the exons AGAAGAGCGGAAAAGAGGTGATGTCCAAAGGCTCCAGTGGCATGGAGGTCATCCTGGCTTCACTGGAG AACCACCGGGATGTCCAGACCACTCTGAACATTTTGTACATTCTCAGTGAGCTGCTGACTGTGG GCAGAGGTCGCAGGGTGGGAGTATTTGTGTCTAAAGGAGGAACAGGGATATTATTCCAGATTCTGATAGCTGCCAGTAAAGAGTTGCCTCCCAGTGAGGAACTCATGTTGCAGCTTCACTCACTGCTGGCCAAGGTGGGCCCAAAAG acagaaagttTGGAGTGAGGGCGCGTTTGAGTGGAGCTCTGAACGTCACAGTCAACTTAATGAAACAAAACCTACAGAACAGCAAACTGCTTCTGCCCTGCCTGCAGGTCCTCAGGGTTTACTCTAGTAACT TGGTGAATGCTATTTCTTTGGGCAAGAACGGAGTGGTGGAACTGATGTTCAAAGTCGTCTCGCCGTACAGCAAAAAGAACACCAGCCTGCTCAA AGTCGCCCTGGATGCACTGGGAGCACTGCTTAAATCCA AAACAAATGCCCGTCGTGCAGTTGATGGTGGACACGTGTCCGTCTTGCTGGCTCTGTACCTGGACTGGCATCGCAATGACACTCGGCATCGCCACATGCTGATTCGCAAAGGGCTGCTGGTCTGCCTCAGGAACATCACCAACATCAAGCTCGGCAGGAAAGCCTTCATAGAAGCTGATGGCATGAGGATCCTCTACAACTCATCCACT gagTGTCTCCCGGTGCGGACCCTGGATCCTCTGATCAACACTTCCAGTCTCATCATGAGGAAGTGTTTTCCGAAGAACCGCCTGCCTCTGCCCACCATCAAATCGGCCTTCCACTACCACCTGccacatgttcctgctgcagggCCTGTGGCACAGCTGTACAACCAGCCACCTGGGG GAAGAAAGAttcctcagctctgcagcaagCCCTTAAAGAAGG TGGATGACGTGGTGGACGAAAGTGACGATAACGAGGAGATGGACGCAGACACAGAGAACGATACTGAGAACGAAGAGGATGAGAAGGATGAGTTCTGCGTG AATGACGACATAGAGACAGACCTAAACAAGCTACATCCCAAAAAAAGCCCTGGACGTCCTTTTGAGGAGTTGAGGGTCTATGAGAGGTTCTTCTTGGAGCTTTCTGAAGACTTCCAG GGTTATAAATTTGAATGCTCAAAGAGTGCCTCTACCACATCttcatcgtcatcctcatcatcgGCCTCAACTCAGTCCACTCGGCCCATCATAGTGCCCACAGCTCAAGCCCTGTCCCCGAAGCACGTCCCTGTACTGAGCTCTCAGGAGGATTGCAATCCTACCAAAGGAAAACACTCTCTGCTGTCTTCTTCTGCGCCCGCTCCCGCtgctcctctgactcctctcgaACTGGACACCATCCAGCTCACTAAGGACCAAGACAAAAAAGAGGAGGGCTACATTCCTTCCCCCGACACATGTACGACTTTGTCCTCCCTCACCATGCCTCCTTCTCAAGGGCAGATGATAGAACAGCAACTAGCACACGTGTTGGAGTGTGTCTCCCTAGAAGAGGAGGGAGTCTTGAACGcggaagaaggaggaggaggaaggggagtcAAACAAGACGGATCCCCAGTCAATGCCACGAGACACATAcagtctcctctgctcctgggGGGCATCGCAACTCGTcgtgtgggaggaggaggcagtaACTGGGGTTCAGACTGTGGCTCAGAGGGCACTGAGGATGAGGGAGGTGAAGGAGCAGTTCTGGAGGTGCCAGACACGGCGCTGCTCCTCCCACTGCATGACCCCGACCTTTACGTGGAGATGGTGAAGGGAACACAGTCTGTACCCCATTATGCTGAAGTGGCCTACCCGGACTACTTTGGCCATGTAGCCCCAACCTTTAAGGAGCCCCTCCTGGAGAGAATTTATGGTGTCCAGAG GTCTAAGATTTTCCAGGACATTGAGCGGTTGATTCACCCTAATGATATCCTGGATAAAGTAGTTTACGACCTGGACATCCCGAG TTGTCCTGTGATTGAAGACAGTGGAGAATCCCTGAAGTTCAACTCTCAGTTTGAGTCTGGCAACCTCAGGAAGGCAGTTCAAGTTCGGAA atATGAGTATGACCTTGTGCTGAATTCAGACATCAACAGTAATCACTACCACCAGTGGTTCTACTTTGAGGTGAGCGGCATGCGTGTTGGAACTACCTACCGCTTCAACATCATCAACTGTGAGAAGTCAAACAGCCAGTTCAACTACG gcATGCAGGTGCTGATGTACTCTGTGCAGGAGGCGATCAGTGGCAGGCCTCGCTGGGTCAGAACAGGAACAGACATCTGTTACTACAA GAATCATTTTGCGAGGAGTTCTATTGCTGCTGGTGGTCAGAAAGGGAAATCCTATTATACACAGACCTTCAGCATAAGCTTCAGCCATAAGGATGATGTGTGCTACTTTGCATATCATTACCCTTATACATACTCCACTCTGAAG ATGCACCTGTCCAAGCTGGAGGCTCTGAGGACCCCTCAGATCTACCTGAGACAGGACGTCCTGTGTGAAACTCTGGGGGGAAACAGCTGCCCCCTTGTCACCATCACTGCCATGCCGGAGTCCAACTCCAACGATCACATCTGTCAGTTCA GGAATCGTCCATTGATCTTCCTGTCTGCCAGAGTGCACCCTGGAGAGACCAACGCCAGCTGGGTAATGAAGGGCACGCTGGAGTTCCTGATGGGCACCAGCCCGCTTGCAACCAGCCTGAGAGAGGCCTACATCTTCAAGATAGTCCCCATGCTCAACCCTGATGGGGTTATAAATGGAAA TCATCGTTGTTCTCTGAGTGGAGAGGATTTGAATCGGCAGTGGCAGAACCCCAATCCTGAGCTCCACCCCACGATCTACCACACTAAGAGCCTGCTGCAGTACCTTGCACACTTACAAAGGGCACCACTG GTGTTTTGCGACTACCACGGTCATTCCAGAAAGAAGAACGTGTTCATGTACGGCTGCAGCGTGAAAGAGACGGTGTGGCAGTCCAGTATCACTGCGACATCCAGTGACTTACAGGAGGACCTTGGATACAGg gcGCTTCCTAAGATCCTGTCCCAGATCGCCCCAGCCTTCAGCATGGCGAGCTGTAGTTTTGTTGTGGAGCGCTCCAAAGAGTCAACGGCCCGTGTTGTTGTGTGGAGAGAGATCGGAGTACAACGCAGCTACACCATGGAGAGCACGCTCTGTGGCTGTGACCAGGGCAAATACAAA GGTCTTCAGATCGGCAccaaagagctggaggagatgggAGCTCAGTTCTGTGTGGGCCTactgaggctgaagaggctgaCGGGGCTCCACAACCACCAACACCTGCTGGATTTGGAGAATGACATCATCGGGACACAGTCTAAAGTGGCCAG
- the agtpbp1 gene encoding cytosolic carboxypeptidase 1 isoform X3: protein MNKPKMATEKGVPSNSRVLMLLGQLERMNGEAMVRDVEMARQVTAKILHLIQTQEKSGKEVMSKGSSGMEVILASLENHRDVQTTLNILYILSELLTVGRGRRVGVFVSKGGTGILFQILIAASKELPPSEELMLQLHSLLAKVGPKDRKFGVRARLSGALNVTVNLMKQNLQNSKLLLPCLQVLRVYSSNLVNAISLGKNGVVELMFKVVSPYSKKNTSLLKVALDALGALLKSKTNARRAVDGGHVSVLLALYLDWHRNDTRHRHMLIRKGLLVCLRNITNIKLGRKAFIEADGMRILYNSSTECLPVRTLDPLINTSSLIMRKCFPKNRLPLPTIKSAFHYHLPHVPAAGPVAQLYNQPPGVDDVVDESDDNEEMDADTENDTENEEDEKDEFCVNDDIETDLNKLHPKKSPGRPFEELRVYERFFLELSEDFQGYKFECSKSASTTSSSSSSSSASTQSTRPIIVPTAQALSPKHVPVLSSQEDCNPTKGKHSLLSSSAPAPAAPLTPLELDTIQLTKDQDKKEEGYIPSPDTCTTLSSLTMPPSQGQMIEQQLAHVLECVSLEEEGVLNAEEGGGGRGVKQDGSPVNATRHIQSPLLLGGIATRRVGGGGSNWGSDCGSEGTEDEGGEGAVLEVPDTALLLPLHDPDLYVEMVKGTQSVPHYAEVAYPDYFGHVAPTFKEPLLERIYGVQRSKIFQDIERLIHPNDILDKVVYDLDIPSCPVIEDSGESLKFNSQFESGNLRKAVQVRKYEYDLVLNSDINSNHYHQWFYFEVSGMRVGTTYRFNIINCEKSNSQFNYGMQVLMYSVQEAISGRPRWVRTGTDICYYKNHFARSSIAAGGQKGKSYYTQTFSISFSHKDDVCYFAYHYPYTYSTLKMHLSKLEALRTPQIYLRQDVLCETLGGNSCPLVTITAMPESNSNDHICQFRNRPLIFLSARVHPGETNASWVMKGTLEFLMGTSPLATSLREAYIFKIVPMLNPDGVINGNHRCSLSGEDLNRQWQNPNPELHPTIYHTKSLLQYLAHLQRAPLVFCDYHGHSRKKNVFMYGCSVKETVWQSSITATSSDLQEDLGYRALPKILSQIAPAFSMASCSFVVERSKESTARVVVWREIGVQRSYTMESTLCGCDQGKYKGLQIGTKELEEMGAQFCVGLLRLKRLTGLHNHQHLLDLENDIIGTQSKVASSSTTTYVLEEDEPSFLEAIDYSAESNDEDGEPENEHGGEVHDNPDQQDHLSDSETNNRD from the exons AGAAGAGCGGAAAAGAGGTGATGTCCAAAGGCTCCAGTGGCATGGAGGTCATCCTGGCTTCACTGGAG AACCACCGGGATGTCCAGACCACTCTGAACATTTTGTACATTCTCAGTGAGCTGCTGACTGTGG GCAGAGGTCGCAGGGTGGGAGTATTTGTGTCTAAAGGAGGAACAGGGATATTATTCCAGATTCTGATAGCTGCCAGTAAAGAGTTGCCTCCCAGTGAGGAACTCATGTTGCAGCTTCACTCACTGCTGGCCAAGGTGGGCCCAAAAG acagaaagttTGGAGTGAGGGCGCGTTTGAGTGGAGCTCTGAACGTCACAGTCAACTTAATGAAACAAAACCTACAGAACAGCAAACTGCTTCTGCCCTGCCTGCAGGTCCTCAGGGTTTACTCTAGTAACT TGGTGAATGCTATTTCTTTGGGCAAGAACGGAGTGGTGGAACTGATGTTCAAAGTCGTCTCGCCGTACAGCAAAAAGAACACCAGCCTGCTCAA AGTCGCCCTGGATGCACTGGGAGCACTGCTTAAATCCA AAACAAATGCCCGTCGTGCAGTTGATGGTGGACACGTGTCCGTCTTGCTGGCTCTGTACCTGGACTGGCATCGCAATGACACTCGGCATCGCCACATGCTGATTCGCAAAGGGCTGCTGGTCTGCCTCAGGAACATCACCAACATCAAGCTCGGCAGGAAAGCCTTCATAGAAGCTGATGGCATGAGGATCCTCTACAACTCATCCACT gagTGTCTCCCGGTGCGGACCCTGGATCCTCTGATCAACACTTCCAGTCTCATCATGAGGAAGTGTTTTCCGAAGAACCGCCTGCCTCTGCCCACCATCAAATCGGCCTTCCACTACCACCTGccacatgttcctgctgcagggCCTGTGGCACAGCTGTACAACCAGCCACCTGGGG TGGATGACGTGGTGGACGAAAGTGACGATAACGAGGAGATGGACGCAGACACAGAGAACGATACTGAGAACGAAGAGGATGAGAAGGATGAGTTCTGCGTG AATGACGACATAGAGACAGACCTAAACAAGCTACATCCCAAAAAAAGCCCTGGACGTCCTTTTGAGGAGTTGAGGGTCTATGAGAGGTTCTTCTTGGAGCTTTCTGAAGACTTCCAG GGTTATAAATTTGAATGCTCAAAGAGTGCCTCTACCACATCttcatcgtcatcctcatcatcgGCCTCAACTCAGTCCACTCGGCCCATCATAGTGCCCACAGCTCAAGCCCTGTCCCCGAAGCACGTCCCTGTACTGAGCTCTCAGGAGGATTGCAATCCTACCAAAGGAAAACACTCTCTGCTGTCTTCTTCTGCGCCCGCTCCCGCtgctcctctgactcctctcgaACTGGACACCATCCAGCTCACTAAGGACCAAGACAAAAAAGAGGAGGGCTACATTCCTTCCCCCGACACATGTACGACTTTGTCCTCCCTCACCATGCCTCCTTCTCAAGGGCAGATGATAGAACAGCAACTAGCACACGTGTTGGAGTGTGTCTCCCTAGAAGAGGAGGGAGTCTTGAACGcggaagaaggaggaggaggaaggggagtcAAACAAGACGGATCCCCAGTCAATGCCACGAGACACATAcagtctcctctgctcctgggGGGCATCGCAACTCGTcgtgtgggaggaggaggcagtaACTGGGGTTCAGACTGTGGCTCAGAGGGCACTGAGGATGAGGGAGGTGAAGGAGCAGTTCTGGAGGTGCCAGACACGGCGCTGCTCCTCCCACTGCATGACCCCGACCTTTACGTGGAGATGGTGAAGGGAACACAGTCTGTACCCCATTATGCTGAAGTGGCCTACCCGGACTACTTTGGCCATGTAGCCCCAACCTTTAAGGAGCCCCTCCTGGAGAGAATTTATGGTGTCCAGAG GTCTAAGATTTTCCAGGACATTGAGCGGTTGATTCACCCTAATGATATCCTGGATAAAGTAGTTTACGACCTGGACATCCCGAG TTGTCCTGTGATTGAAGACAGTGGAGAATCCCTGAAGTTCAACTCTCAGTTTGAGTCTGGCAACCTCAGGAAGGCAGTTCAAGTTCGGAA atATGAGTATGACCTTGTGCTGAATTCAGACATCAACAGTAATCACTACCACCAGTGGTTCTACTTTGAGGTGAGCGGCATGCGTGTTGGAACTACCTACCGCTTCAACATCATCAACTGTGAGAAGTCAAACAGCCAGTTCAACTACG gcATGCAGGTGCTGATGTACTCTGTGCAGGAGGCGATCAGTGGCAGGCCTCGCTGGGTCAGAACAGGAACAGACATCTGTTACTACAA GAATCATTTTGCGAGGAGTTCTATTGCTGCTGGTGGTCAGAAAGGGAAATCCTATTATACACAGACCTTCAGCATAAGCTTCAGCCATAAGGATGATGTGTGCTACTTTGCATATCATTACCCTTATACATACTCCACTCTGAAG ATGCACCTGTCCAAGCTGGAGGCTCTGAGGACCCCTCAGATCTACCTGAGACAGGACGTCCTGTGTGAAACTCTGGGGGGAAACAGCTGCCCCCTTGTCACCATCACTGCCATGCCGGAGTCCAACTCCAACGATCACATCTGTCAGTTCA GGAATCGTCCATTGATCTTCCTGTCTGCCAGAGTGCACCCTGGAGAGACCAACGCCAGCTGGGTAATGAAGGGCACGCTGGAGTTCCTGATGGGCACCAGCCCGCTTGCAACCAGCCTGAGAGAGGCCTACATCTTCAAGATAGTCCCCATGCTCAACCCTGATGGGGTTATAAATGGAAA TCATCGTTGTTCTCTGAGTGGAGAGGATTTGAATCGGCAGTGGCAGAACCCCAATCCTGAGCTCCACCCCACGATCTACCACACTAAGAGCCTGCTGCAGTACCTTGCACACTTACAAAGGGCACCACTG GTGTTTTGCGACTACCACGGTCATTCCAGAAAGAAGAACGTGTTCATGTACGGCTGCAGCGTGAAAGAGACGGTGTGGCAGTCCAGTATCACTGCGACATCCAGTGACTTACAGGAGGACCTTGGATACAGg gcGCTTCCTAAGATCCTGTCCCAGATCGCCCCAGCCTTCAGCATGGCGAGCTGTAGTTTTGTTGTGGAGCGCTCCAAAGAGTCAACGGCCCGTGTTGTTGTGTGGAGAGAGATCGGAGTACAACGCAGCTACACCATGGAGAGCACGCTCTGTGGCTGTGACCAGGGCAAATACAAA GGTCTTCAGATCGGCAccaaagagctggaggagatgggAGCTCAGTTCTGTGTGGGCCTactgaggctgaagaggctgaCGGGGCTCCACAACCACCAACACCTGCTGGATTTGGAGAATGACATCATCGGGACACAGTCTAAAGTGGCCAG